The following are encoded in a window of Novosphingobium sp. ZN18A2 genomic DNA:
- a CDS encoding DUF2062 domain-containing protein — MNRKITRWAARNMPTREGLAANRFMRPFAHRVLRSDLWRFTRRSVPRGVALGMLVGIIVPFAQIFFAALFSFTIRANVPVAAATTFVTNPFTTPLIWIAAYQVGSVMLRVDAATVVAPVSTAMAQTEFDKALQWLTGATLVTAFGLVVIAVVASAVSYLVTGWVWRWRVARKRKTRLDSARARGHVTA, encoded by the coding sequence ATGAACAGGAAGATCACACGTTGGGCCGCGCGCAACATGCCGACGCGGGAAGGGCTTGCCGCCAACAGGTTCATGCGCCCGTTCGCCCATCGCGTGTTGCGTTCCGACCTGTGGCGTTTCACCCGGCGTTCGGTGCCGCGCGGTGTCGCGCTGGGGATGCTGGTGGGCATCATCGTGCCGTTCGCGCAGATATTCTTTGCCGCGCTGTTCAGCTTCACCATCCGTGCCAACGTGCCGGTGGCGGCGGCGACAACGTTCGTCACCAATCCCTTCACCACGCCGCTGATCTGGATTGCCGCCTACCAGGTGGGCAGCGTGATGCTGCGCGTGGATGCGGCCACGGTGGTGGCTCCCGTCAGCACCGCGATGGCGCAGACCGAGTTCGACAAGGCGCTGCAATGGCTTACCGGCGCAACGCTGGTGACCGCCTTCGGCCTGGTGGTGATCGCGGTCGTCGCCTCCGCCGTCAGCTATCTGGTCACCGGCTGGGTCTGGCGCTGGCGCGTTGCGCGCAAGCGGAAAACGCGTCTCGACAGCGCGCGGGCAAGGGGCCATGTGACGGCCTGA
- the greB gene encoding transcription elongation factor GreB: MKPDGNPITPAGLAALRARYDHLLGTERPAIVEVVSWAAGNGDRSENGDYIYGRKRMREIDRELSHLARRMKAARVIDPARQEDRARVLFGATVEIADEDDNRRTLTLVGDDEQDASANRIGWSAPIARALRGARVGDLRTVRLPGGEKEWEIMAITYPAGA, translated from the coding sequence ATGAAGCCGGACGGCAACCCGATCACGCCCGCCGGGCTGGCGGCGCTGCGCGCGCGATACGACCATCTGCTGGGCACCGAACGCCCCGCGATCGTCGAGGTCGTAAGCTGGGCGGCGGGCAACGGCGACCGCAGCGAAAACGGCGACTATATCTATGGCCGCAAGCGGATGCGCGAAATCGACCGCGAGCTTTCGCACCTCGCCCGCCGGATGAAGGCGGCGCGGGTGATAGACCCCGCGCGGCAGGAAGACCGCGCGCGGGTGCTGTTCGGCGCGACGGTGGAAATTGCGGACGAGGACGACAACCGCCGCACGCTTACCCTTGTGGGCGACGACGAGCAGGACGCGAGCGCGAACCGCATCGGCTGGAGCGCCCCCATCGCCCGTGCGCTGCGCGGCGCGCGCGTGGGGGATCTGCGCACGGTGCGCCTGCCTGGCGGCGAAAAGGAATGGGAGATCATGGCGATCACCTATCCGGCAGGCGCCTGA
- the smpB gene encoding SsrA-binding protein SmpB has product MARPTPQTFDKRKVVAENRRARFDYHIEDKLEAGIVLTGTEVKSLRFGEGSIAESYAEVKDGQVWLINSNVPEFSHGNRFNHEPKRPRKLLLHEREIDRLTGAVERKGMTLVPLSIYFNSRGRAKVELALAKGKNVADKRQTIKERDWARDKARLMRDHG; this is encoded by the coding sequence ATGGCCCGTCCCACTCCACAAACGTTCGACAAGAGAAAGGTCGTCGCGGAAAACCGCCGCGCGCGATTCGACTATCATATAGAAGACAAGCTCGAGGCCGGGATCGTGCTGACCGGCACCGAAGTGAAGTCCTTGCGCTTCGGTGAAGGGTCGATCGCCGAAAGCTATGCCGAAGTGAAGGATGGCCAGGTCTGGCTGATCAATTCGAACGTGCCCGAATTCAGCCACGGCAACCGCTTCAACCACGAACCCAAGCGCCCCCGCAAGCTGTTGCTGCACGAACGCGAAATCGACCGGCTGACCGGCGCGGTGGAGCGCAAGGGGATGACGCTGGTTCCGCTGTCGATCTATTTCAATTCGCGCGGGCGGGCGAAGGTCGAACTCGCGCTCGCCAAGGGCAAGAACGTGGCCGACAAGCGGCAGACGATCAAGGAGCGCGACTGGGCGCGGGACAAGGCGCGCCTGATGCGCGATCACGGCTGA
- a CDS encoding lytic transglycosylase domain-containing protein encodes MAAIVVPGLALSVACHANEASEWDKARAQLVATQAGPMAQAVQRWKLLTSSSRFSFSDYAGFVLAYPGFPEETKLRRYAEATLADTYVAPGQLVAFFDKLPPLTNAARAQYALALQAMGRPDAAKVAREAWRGGSMSAQAEAALVTSWGSTFTQADQDARMEALLWQGDQAGAERQLALVSPARRGIDAASLAALAGSDPYATGVPATPQALNSDPGFLYLRARQLRKTGQGQAARGLLANRPLLASKPQDDAEWVEELLVNARGAADDGSPSLAVRISEGIDDAFDAGEDISKRSYGLRDDYTSLMWLGGTQALWDLGAPREAAPLFYRYGAAARTPGTRSKGFYWAGRAAAKAGDRTGAQKYFEMAAQYADQYYGQLSLERLGKPMPKFAEDSQIQPTAQQRAAFMAEPITRAVREVARESDWRTAVRFFRKISDDQQTEAQHVLVADLARDLGRRDLGVILGRSAAEKGYLDFQHISFPRIPVPYGYDQSWTMIHAITRQESQFAQNAVSHAGARGLMQLMPGTAREQAGKMGLSYDRTALMDDASYNLQLGATYFGRMMDYFGGSYPLAVAAYNAGPGNVNKWLRRNGDPRTGAVDWVKWIEEIPLTETRGYVQHVLENAVVYDSMNPDKAGYSGSNPLSHYLGKNTPG; translated from the coding sequence TTGGCCGCCATTGTGGTGCCGGGATTGGCGCTGTCTGTTGCCTGCCATGCCAACGAAGCCAGCGAGTGGGACAAGGCCCGCGCGCAGCTGGTCGCAACGCAGGCAGGGCCGATGGCCCAGGCGGTGCAGCGCTGGAAACTGCTTACCAGTTCCAGTCGCTTCTCGTTCAGCGACTATGCCGGCTTCGTGCTTGCCTATCCCGGTTTCCCCGAGGAGACGAAGCTGCGCCGCTATGCCGAAGCGACGCTTGCCGATACCTATGTCGCGCCCGGCCAGCTTGTCGCGTTTTTCGACAAGCTGCCGCCGCTGACCAATGCCGCCCGCGCGCAATACGCGCTGGCGCTTCAGGCGATGGGCCGTCCCGATGCGGCCAAGGTCGCGCGCGAGGCGTGGCGCGGCGGATCGATGAGCGCACAGGCCGAAGCCGCGCTGGTAACGTCCTGGGGATCGACCTTCACCCAGGCAGACCAGGACGCGCGGATGGAAGCGCTGCTGTGGCAGGGGGACCAGGCCGGGGCCGAGCGGCAGCTTGCGCTCGTCTCTCCCGCGCGGCGCGGGATCGATGCGGCAAGCCTCGCAGCGCTGGCCGGAAGCGATCCCTATGCAACCGGTGTGCCGGCAACGCCGCAGGCACTCAATTCCGATCCGGGGTTCCTCTACCTTCGCGCGCGCCAGCTTCGAAAGACCGGCCAGGGACAGGCCGCGCGCGGCCTGCTTGCCAACCGCCCGCTGCTGGCAAGCAAGCCGCAGGACGATGCAGAGTGGGTGGAAGAACTTCTGGTCAACGCACGCGGCGCGGCGGATGACGGCTCGCCCAGCCTTGCCGTGCGCATTTCCGAAGGGATCGACGATGCCTTCGATGCGGGCGAGGACATTTCGAAGCGCAGCTATGGCCTGCGCGACGATTATACTTCGCTGATGTGGCTGGGGGGCACACAGGCGCTCTGGGATCTTGGCGCACCGCGCGAAGCCGCGCCGCTGTTCTATCGCTATGGCGCCGCCGCGCGCACGCCGGGCACACGCTCCAAGGGTTTTTACTGGGCAGGCCGCGCCGCCGCCAAGGCGGGCGACCGGACCGGCGCGCAGAAATATTTCGAGATGGCCGCGCAATATGCGGACCAGTACTATGGCCAGCTCTCGCTTGAGCGGCTGGGCAAGCCGATGCCGAAGTTCGCCGAGGATTCGCAGATCCAGCCCACCGCGCAGCAGCGTGCCGCCTTCATGGCGGAACCGATCACCAGGGCGGTGCGCGAAGTGGCGCGCGAAAGCGACTGGCGAACGGCGGTGCGCTTTTTCCGCAAGATTTCTGACGACCAGCAGACAGAGGCGCAGCACGTGCTGGTCGCCGACCTGGCGCGCGACCTTGGCCGGCGCGACCTGGGAGTGATCCTGGGCCGGTCAGCAGCGGAAAAGGGATATCTGGATTTCCAGCACATATCCTTCCCGCGCATTCCGGTGCCCTATGGCTATGACCAGAGCTGGACGATGATCCACGCGATCACCCGTCAGGAAAGCCAGTTCGCGCAAAACGCGGTCAGCCACGCCGGGGCACGCGGGCTGATGCAGTTGATGCCGGGCACAGCGCGCGAACAGGCGGGCAAGATGGGCCTGTCCTATGACCGCACCGCGCTGATGGACGATGCAAGCTATAACCTGCAGCTGGGCGCGACCTATTTCGGGCGGATGATGGACTATTTCGGCGGGTCTTATCCGCTGGCCGTTGCCGCCTATAACGCGGGTCCGGGCAACGTGAACAAGTGGCTGCGCCGCAACGGCGATCCGCGCACGGGCGCTGTCGACTGGGTAAAGTGGATCGAGGAAATACCGCTGACCGAGACGCGCGGCTATGTCCAGCACGTGCTGGAAAACGCGGTGGTCTATGATTCGATGAATCCCGACAAGGCGGGCTATTCCGGGTCCAATCCGCTCAGCCACTATCTCGGCAAGAATACTCCGGGCTGA
- a CDS encoding DUF2062 domain-containing protein, translating into MADTKRNEQPEARRGWFHRLVPTRDQLANNRWLKPFSHNILRPELWRFTRRSVPRGVALGLFIGTIIPMAHFLVAAALAVFVRANVPVALAATFIGNPFTVAGIWWLGYRIGEALLHADAMTQVAPMATAIQQTQADQLLTRLTGAGEDTAIGLLVIATTCALVGYVLSSWIWRWRVARRRRSRLDAAAGGPDGTGGVWGA; encoded by the coding sequence ATGGCTGACACGAAACGCAACGAACAACCTGAGGCAAGGCGGGGCTGGTTCCACCGGCTTGTCCCCACGCGCGACCAGCTGGCGAACAACCGCTGGCTGAAGCCGTTCTCGCACAACATCCTGCGACCCGAACTGTGGCGCTTCACGCGCCGATCGGTTCCGCGCGGCGTCGCGCTGGGGTTGTTCATCGGCACTATCATCCCGATGGCGCACTTCCTTGTCGCGGCCGCGCTGGCGGTGTTCGTGCGCGCGAACGTTCCGGTCGCGCTTGCCGCCACATTCATCGGCAATCCGTTCACGGTCGCGGGAATCTGGTGGCTTGGCTATCGTATCGGAGAGGCCTTGCTCCATGCCGATGCGATGACGCAGGTTGCGCCCATGGCGACGGCGATACAGCAGACCCAGGCCGACCAGTTGCTTACCCGGCTGACTGGCGCGGGAGAGGATACCGCGATCGGCCTGCTGGTTATCGCCACCACGTGCGCGCTTGTCGGCTATGTCCTTTCGTCGTGGATCTGGCGCTGGCGGGTCGCGCGTCGCCGCCGCAGCCGGCTTGACGCCGCGGCGGGCGGGCCGGACGGCACGGGCGGAGTGTGGGGCGCATGA
- the dapA gene encoding 4-hydroxy-tetrahydrodipicolinate synthase, which translates to MFSGSIPALVTPFRDGAFDEPAFRRLVDWQIENGSSALVPCGTTGEASTLSNAEHHRVIEVCVEQAAGRVPVIAGCGSNDTMNASLHMTFSKKSGASAALLVVPYYNRPSQAGIIAHFSYLAEHHDLPIVLYNVPGRTVTDMKPETVCELANRYPDKIVAIKDAGGILSRVTDHRMGIGKDFCQLCGDDVLWLPHNAAGGVGCISVTANVAPKLCSEFQTAIAANDLAKARELNDRLYPLHYAMFEDASPGPVKYALSRLFPDISPDLRLPLVEISDAAKAAVDAALEHAGLV; encoded by the coding sequence ATGTTTTCCGGCTCGATTCCGGCTCTGGTGACTCCTTTTCGCGATGGGGCGTTCGACGAACCCGCGTTCCGGCGACTCGTCGACTGGCAGATAGAGAACGGATCGTCCGCGCTTGTCCCCTGCGGGACCACCGGCGAAGCCTCTACCCTGTCGAACGCCGAGCACCACCGCGTGATCGAAGTCTGCGTTGAACAGGCGGCCGGCCGCGTTCCGGTGATCGCCGGGTGCGGCAGCAACGATACGATGAACGCGTCGCTGCACATGACCTTTTCGAAGAAGAGCGGCGCTTCGGCGGCGCTGCTGGTCGTGCCCTATTACAACCGGCCCAGCCAGGCGGGGATCATCGCCCATTTCAGCTATCTGGCCGAACACCACGACCTGCCGATCGTACTGTACAACGTGCCCGGTCGCACGGTGACCGACATGAAGCCCGAAACGGTATGCGAACTGGCGAATCGCTATCCCGACAAGATCGTGGCGATCAAGGACGCGGGCGGAATCCTTTCGCGCGTAACCGATCACCGCATGGGCATCGGCAAGGATTTCTGCCAGCTTTGCGGCGATGACGTGCTGTGGCTGCCGCACAACGCGGCGGGCGGCGTCGGGTGCATTTCGGTGACGGCCAATGTCGCGCCGAAGCTGTGCAGCGAGTTCCAGACCGCGATCGCCGCGAACGACCTTGCCAAGGCGCGTGAGCTGAACGACCGGCTTTACCCGCTGCATTACGCGATGTTCGAGGATGCATCGCCCGGCCCGGTGAAATACGCGCTGTCGCGCCTGTTCCCCGATATCAGCCCGGACCTGCGCCTGCCGCTGGTGGAAATCAGCGACGCGGCGAAGGCGGCGGTGGACGCGGCGCTGGAACACGCGGGGCTGGTGTAG
- a CDS encoding DUF4169 family protein, whose translation MAEIVNLRMARKTKRRNEAQARAEENRAKHGAGKAERTATRLDQARDAARIDGARRERED comes from the coding sequence ATGGCAGAGATCGTCAACCTGCGCATGGCGCGCAAGACAAAGCGCCGGAACGAGGCACAGGCAAGGGCAGAAGAGAACCGCGCGAAGCACGGCGCCGGCAAGGCGGAGCGCACGGCAACCCGCCTTGACCAGGCGCGCGATGCGGCCCGCATCGACGGCGCGCGGCGCGAAAGGGAAGACTGA
- a CDS encoding response regulator, with product MSGDADRLAEGVAPARDVALAGLAMLASAVLLWLVSGQLLLGAAFLAAVVSLGAIVLVLARRPSAEPAPDFASPDWSVTHAAIERDDMAVAITDRAGRLVCANRRFTDWFGAAAAPPRLPFEPSSAAALEETTRSAWRDGRAETEALESESGSWTGVVERAGRGGDHLVWRFTPLVTGDIVGDMIGHIGGKLGRALAREGAQAAVVAPDGTVLAANPAFALRATGEDSADIAGSDFVSFLRSDDQERIFYAREGTKGVPVRILHFPVADPDGPDDPDPARTPSLFMLIDNQGGMGDARTGLPQIEALLSRLPLGLAMTDRDGRFLFANSAFLRAAGCEEGAIPPYPSDLVIREDKSALSDAVRRHAQGGANAAGDVAVRLRVSPEEPVSLSLAGVRGLGEGSVLLSLKDSSEETRLKREIAQATKMQAVGQLAGGVAHDFNNVLTAIIGYCDLMLMRHTPGDSDYDDIQQVKANSNRAASLTRQLLAFSRQQTLRPEVLQLPDVVSEVSALLKRLLGEKIELVVRHDRDLGLVRADPVQLEQVLLNLAVNARDAMAGNQGGVLKLATRRVTAQDVRAMKSEILPIGDYTALVVEDNGHGIKPAQIGKIFEPFFTTKEKGKGTGLGLSTVYGIVKQSGGFIFAESEVGQGTRFSIYLPVHVPAPEEPLAAEKQAPAKKREWSGGGSILLVEDEDTVRAVAERALTRQGYEVTTAADGEEGLDAIASGGKFDLVLTDVVMPSMDGPAMAREIRRLLPDLPVMFMSGYAEEQLRKDIDIPDMYFLAKPFSVPQIVAAVETALRGG from the coding sequence ATGAGCGGAGACGCGGATCGCCTGGCGGAAGGTGTGGCGCCCGCCCGCGACGTTGCGCTTGCGGGACTGGCGATGTTGGCCAGCGCCGTTTTGCTGTGGCTGGTTTCCGGGCAATTGCTGCTGGGCGCGGCGTTCCTTGCCGCCGTCGTTTCCCTGGGCGCTATCGTGCTTGTCCTTGCGCGCAGGCCCAGTGCCGAGCCCGCGCCCGATTTCGCGTCGCCCGACTGGTCCGTTACGCACGCCGCGATAGAGCGCGACGACATGGCCGTGGCCATCACGGACCGCGCCGGTCGCCTTGTCTGCGCCAATCGCCGCTTTACCGACTGGTTCGGTGCCGCTGCCGCGCCGCCGCGCCTTCCGTTCGAACCGTCCTCCGCAGCAGCGCTGGAGGAAACGACGCGCAGCGCCTGGCGCGACGGGAGGGCCGAAACCGAAGCGCTCGAATCCGAAAGCGGCAGCTGGACCGGCGTCGTCGAACGCGCGGGGCGCGGCGGGGATCATCTCGTCTGGCGTTTCACGCCGCTCGTCACCGGCGATATCGTCGGGGACATGATCGGCCATATCGGCGGCAAATTGGGCCGGGCGCTGGCGCGCGAAGGCGCGCAGGCCGCGGTCGTCGCGCCCGACGGAACGGTGCTCGCCGCCAATCCCGCGTTTGCCCTGCGCGCGACGGGAGAGGACAGCGCGGATATTGCCGGAAGCGATTTCGTCTCGTTCCTCCGCTCCGACGATCAGGAGCGGATTTTCTATGCGCGCGAAGGGACCAAGGGCGTTCCGGTCCGCATATTGCACTTTCCCGTTGCGGACCCGGACGGTCCGGACGATCCCGATCCTGCCCGGACGCCGTCGCTGTTCATGCTGATCGACAACCAGGGCGGCATGGGGGATGCACGCACAGGGCTGCCGCAGATAGAGGCGCTGCTCTCGCGTCTGCCGCTGGGTCTGGCGATGACGGACAGGGACGGTCGCTTCTTGTTCGCCAACAGCGCTTTCCTGCGCGCCGCGGGATGCGAGGAAGGTGCGATCCCGCCCTATCCTTCTGATCTTGTGATCCGAGAAGACAAGTCTGCCCTGTCCGATGCGGTGCGTCGCCACGCCCAGGGCGGCGCGAATGCGGCGGGCGACGTGGCCGTGCGGCTGCGCGTTTCGCCGGAAGAGCCGGTGTCCCTCAGCCTAGCGGGCGTGCGCGGGCTGGGCGAGGGCTCGGTGCTGCTTTCCCTGAAGGATTCGAGCGAGGAAACCCGCCTCAAGCGGGAAATTGCGCAGGCCACCAAGATGCAGGCGGTGGGCCAGCTGGCCGGCGGCGTGGCGCACGATTTCAACAACGTGCTGACCGCGATCATCGGATATTGCGACCTGATGCTGATGCGCCATACGCCGGGCGACAGCGATTATGACGATATCCAGCAGGTAAAGGCCAATTCGAATCGCGCGGCTTCGCTGACGCGGCAATTGCTGGCCTTTTCTCGGCAACAGACGCTGCGGCCCGAAGTGCTGCAACTGCCGGACGTCGTTTCCGAGGTTTCGGCGCTGCTCAAGCGCTTGCTGGGTGAAAAGATTGAACTGGTGGTGCGGCACGACCGTGACCTGGGCCTTGTTCGCGCCGATCCGGTGCAGCTTGAACAGGTGCTGCTCAACCTTGCCGTGAACGCGCGCGATGCGATGGCCGGGAACCAGGGCGGCGTGCTCAAGCTCGCCACCCGCCGCGTGACCGCGCAGGACGTGCGCGCGATGAAGAGCGAGATCCTGCCGATCGGGGATTATACCGCGCTGGTGGTTGAGGATAACGGTCACGGCATCAAGCCCGCGCAGATCGGCAAGATCTTCGAACCGTTCTTCACGACCAAGGAAAAGGGCAAGGGCACCGGACTGGGCCTGTCCACGGTTTACGGCATCGTGAAGCAATCGGGCGGCTTCATCTTCGCGGAAAGCGAAGTGGGGCAGGGCACGCGCTTCTCCATCTACCTGCCGGTCCATGTCCCGGCTCCGGAAGAACCGTTGGCAGCGGAAAAGCAGGCGCCCGCGAAGAAACGCGAATGGAGCGGCGGCGGCAGTATCCTGCTTGTCGAGGACGAGGATACCGTGCGCGCCGTGGCAGAGCGCGCGCTGACCCGGCAGGGTTACGAAGTGACCACTGCCGCCGATGGCGAGGAAGGGCTGGACGCCATCGCTT